A window of Verrucomicrobiota bacterium genomic DNA:
AGAGAACAATAGGTTTCCGGAGCGTACTGCATGACTATATGGACCGACCGGCGCAGCGGCCCCGGCGGGTTTAATGATTTGTTTCATATCGTTTGGGGAAATTATTTACGTTCTTCGTACCAGGCCATCTGGATGTTCTCCAGCACCTTCTCATTGGAGGCGTCAGCCGCGTCGCCAAAATCCTCCAACTCGCACACCAGTTTGTGCAGCTTCGGAAAACTGAGTTTCAGCGGATCCTGGTCGGGAAACTTATCCAGCAACGCCCAGGCGATTTCCTCATGATCTTTCCATGTCAGTTTCATCGGCCATGATAATTACGCTAACCTGCCTGGGTGTCAATGAGTGGTTGCGTGACGAGGGAATATTTTTCGCGTTTTTAATTCGTCAAATTATGTTGGTAGATACTTTTTAGGGGTGAACTATTAGGCGCTTTCTATGATGACACTGTCGTTACGGGTGGTTGCGGGATGGTGCTTGACTGGGGGGGACCGGATTTCTTTATGCCCAAACGGTCATCGCGGGTACGGTCAGTTTCTAACCTTGCAATGCCCGGTGACTTTTTGGATCATGCGCCTAACAAGATTATGAAATTAGGCACTCGTTTTACACTCGCACTGTCATTGGGGCTTCTCGTTGCCAACCTGACGGCTCAACCGGCCAAACCCGAGGTGCGTTCCGTCGAACCGGACGCGCGCTTTCAAATTCCAGCCACTGACG
This region includes:
- the iscX gene encoding Fe-S cluster assembly protein IscX; the protein is MKLTWKDHEEIAWALLDKFPDQDPLKLSFPKLHKLVCELEDFGDAADASNEKVLENIQMAWYEERK